The proteins below come from a single Osmerus mordax isolate fOsmMor3 chromosome 3, fOsmMor3.pri, whole genome shotgun sequence genomic window:
- the xylt2 gene encoding xylosyltransferase 2, whose translation MVASVRVLKLLRRYKLAIAAALTLLLIQGLVSWSLSLEESDAERKTRRSKLPDHNSQDPKRDAASWELQNSLSGRSGARWNGRVERTGATAASALRRGGTAKRRGKPPLQGRGNNSPLWPGVGAAAGSEGVARPHDPSSSRNASDPRGGAGGLALPVLPGEPGSVEGAPQPPSSDFVRKCDITGKDAVSALHRAGSRACRQEIADIVCQHQAGLLMPQSLPQFCPQHGLSIPVQQAGEELDNDLSKVENPVRIAFVLVVHGRAVRQLKRLLKAIYHRDHYYYIHVDKRSNYLHREVEQLAQQYPNVRATPWRMVTIWGGASLLKAYLGSMQDLLHMQDWNWDFYINLSATDFPTRTNDELVVFLSQHRDKNFLKSHGRENARFIKKQGLDRLFHECDNHMWRLGERSIPEGLEVSGGSDWFALTRRFVDYVITSQDELVAGLKQFYTYALLPAESFFHTVLGNSHLCESMVDNNLRVTNWNRKLGCKCQYKHIVDWCGCSPNDFKPQDLIRIQQLTRPTFFARKFESTVNQEAMDILDAHLYGHYAPGTLALQAYWESLHEGADGSAALSDVALTAYASFLRLGLRSLETANSKMEGCRYKPIGYPVSVHVYFFDDRFQGYLVRQEVKAVGSEVREVLEVWAVPQATLLLDNNLREFERLKILEIGTEWDPKERIFRNFGGIVGPLDEPVAVQKWARGPNLTATIVWIDPAHVVAASYDVSVDVDAEYTQYKPPLQRPLRPGGWTVRVLRQWERVAETRFLVMPLAFRGREPLRGEEDSWLHQGPPGNLYLDQGFQQLGSILHLPPQEPALHEAQRRALLVGKPLEAWVDSSVGAFWVVGGLCAPQPSSLCPALGLCSKASWSSLSPDPKSELGPVKADGRIR comes from the exons ATGGTGGCCAGCGTCCGGGTACTGAAGCTCCTCCGACGATACAAACTAGCGATTGCCGCCGCGCTAACGCTTTTGCTGATTCAAGGACTCGTCTCCTGGAGCCTGAGTCTTGAAGAGAGCGACGCAGAG aggAAGACCCGGAGGTCGAAGCTCCCCGACCACAACAGCCAGGACCCGAAGCGCGACGCGGCGTCCTGGGAGCTCCAGAACAGCCTATCAGGACGCAGCGGAGCCCGATGGAACGGTCGCGTGGAGAGGACGGGCGCCACGGCCGCCAGCGCCCTCCGCCGCGGAGGCACCGCCAAGCGCCGGGGCAAGCCCCCCCTGCAGGGGCGGGGCAACAACAGCCCCCTGTGGCCCGGGGTGGGGGCGGCGGCGGGGTCAGAGGGCGTGGCCcgcccccatgacccctccagCAGCAGGAATGCCAGTGACCccagagggggggctggggggcttgcTCTGCCGGTTCTCCCTGGGGAGCCTGGCAGTGTGGAGggggccccccagccccccagcagtGACTTTGTGCGTAAGTGTGACATCACGGGGAAGGACGCTGTGTCGGCGCTGCACAGAGCCGGGAGCAGGGCGTGTCGGCAGGAGATCGCTGACATCGTCTGTCAGCATCAGGCAGGGCTGCTCATGCCCCAGAGCCTGCCCCAGTTCTGCCCCCAGCacg GCCTGTCCATTCCGGTGcagcaggcaggggaggagttAGATAACGACCTGTCTAAGGTCGAGAACCCTGTGAGGATTGCGTTCGTCCTGGTTGTTCACGGGCGTGCTGTGCGCCAGCTGAAACGCCTCCTGAAGGCCATCTACCACCGAGACCACTACTACTACATCCACGTGGACAAG CGCTCCAACTACCTGCACCGGGAGGTGGAGCAGCTGGCCCAGCAGTACCCTAACGTGCGTGCCACGCCCTGGCGCATGGTGACCATCTGGGGCGGAGCCAGCCTGCTGAAGGCTTACCTGGGGAGCATGCAGGATCTGCTGCACATGCAGGACTGGAACTGGGACTTCTACATCAACCTGAGCGCCACTGACTTCCCCAccag gaccaATGATGAGCTGGTGGTGTTCCTGTCACAGCACAGAGACAAGAACTTCCTCAAGTCACATGGCAGAGAGAacgccag gtttATAAAGAAGCAGGGTTTGGACCGTCTCTTCCATGAGTGTGACAACCACATGTGGCGTCTGGGGGAGCGCTCCATCcctgaggggctggaggtgtCCGGGGGATCCGATTGGTTCGCGCTCACGCGGCGCTTTGTGGATTATGTCATCACCTCGCAGGATGAGCTGGTGGCCGGCCTCAAGCAGTTCTACACCTACGCACTGCTGCCAGCggag TCCTTCTTCCACACAGTGCTGGGTAAcagtcacctgtgtgagagcatgGTGGACAACAACCTGCGTGTGACCAACTGGAACAGGAAGCTGGGCTGTAAGTGTCAGTACAAGCACATCGTGGACTGGTGCGGATGCTCTCCCAACGACTTCAAGCCCCAGGACCTCATCAGGATCCAG caGCTGACCCGGCCCACCTTCTTCGCCAGGAAGTTTGAGTCGACGGTGAACCAGGAAGCGATGGACATCCTGGATGCCCACCTGTACGGCCACTACGCCCCCGGCACGCTGGCCCTGCAGGCCTACTGGGAGAGTCTGCACGAGGGGGCCGACGGCTCGGCCGCCCTCAGCGACGTTGCGCTCACCGCCTACGCCTCCTTCCTCCGCCTCGGCCTCCGCAGCCTGGAGACGGCCAATAGCAAGATGGAGGGCTGCAG gTACAAGCCCATTGGCTACCCCGTATCCGTGCACGTGTACTTCTTTGACGACCGTTTCCAGGGTTACCTGGTGCGTCAGGAGGTGAAGGCGGTGGGGtcggaggtcagagaggtgctGGAGGTATGGGCCGTTCCCCAGGCAACGCTGCTGCTTGACAACAACCTCAGGGAGTTTGAGAGGCTGAAGATTCTGGAG ATCGGTACCGAGTGGGACCCGAAGGAGAGAATCTTCCGGAACTTCGGCGGCATCGTTGGCCCCCTGGACGAGCCGGTGGCGGTCCAGAAGTGGGCGCGAGGCCCCAACCTCACGGCCACCATCGTGTGGATCGACCCGGCACACGTGGTGGCGGCGTCCTACGACGTGAGCGTGGACGTGGACGCAGAGTACACGCAGTACAAGCCGCCGCTGCAGCGCCCCCTGCGGCCCGGAGGATGGACGGTGCGCGTGCTCAGGCAGTGGGAGCGCGTGGCCGAAACACGCTTCCTGGTCATGCCCCTGGCCTTCCGGGGGAGGGAGCCTCTAcgaggag aagaGGACAGCTGGCTCCACCAGGGCCCTCCTGGTAACCTGTACCTGGACCAGGGCTTCCAGCAGCTGGgctccatcctccacctccccccccaggagccCGCGCTCCACGAGGCCCAGCGCCGGGCCCTGCTGGTGGGCAAGCCCCTGGAGGCCTGGGTGGACTCCTCCGTGGGGGCCTtctgggtggtggggggccTGTGTGCCCCCCAGCCCTCGTCGCTGTGCCCCGCTCTGGGCCTCTGCTCCAAGGCCTCCTGGAGTTCGCTGTCCCCAGACCCCAAGTCTGAACTGGGCCCCGTCAAGGCTGACGGACGGATCAGGTAG
- the si:ch73-364h19.1 gene encoding uncharacterized protein si:ch73-364h19.1, whose translation MSTGNTTTPSLRSDQLTIIVASFSSIVFFVVVVVLLAIVYRKDPLCCRARSYQASHGDMEVPPQYYSSRQTLVGSPCLEHTHSIMGDNAPPGQLFYVGLPSSYRLPPLEDSLPRLPSYESVRKKDRQRHIHMMIADRFGLNSSDITEAPPTYEESVRQSMEASYDVEAAHLPPPEDPDTEPDALPGRPTLTPSPHDGPLPV comes from the exons ATGTCCACCGGCAATACCACTACTCCTTCGCTCAGATCCGATCAGCTCACGATCATCGTTGCTTCGT TTTCTTCCATCGTGTTcttcgtggtggtggtggtgctgttGGCGATTGTCTACAGGAAGGACCCGCTGTGCTGCAGGGCCCGATCCTACCAGGCCTCACATGGAGATATG GAAGTACCTCCTCAGTACTACAGCAGCAGGCAGACCTTAGTGGGCTCCCCCTGTCTGGAACACACTCACAGCATCATGGGGGACAACGCGCCG ccagGCCAGCTGTTCTACGTGGGCCTGCCCTCCAGCTACCGGCTGCCTCCCCTGGAGGACTCTCTCCCTCGCCTGCCGTCCTACGAGAGCGTGAGGAAGAAGGATCGGCAGAGACACATCCACATGATGATAGCGGACCGCTTCGGACTCAACTCCTCTGACATCACTGAG gcccctcccacCTACGAGGAGAGCGTCCGCCAGTCCATGGAGGCTTCCTACGATGTGGAAGccgcccacctcccccccccagaagACCCAGACACGGAGCCTGACGCCCTGCCCGGCAGGCCCACGCTGACCCCCTCGCCCCATGACGGCCCTCTCCCTGTATGA
- the LOC136940850 gene encoding butyrophilin subfamily 1 member A1-like — protein MMQCFHFIVEPAKNITAKLKESRKRAKNEKREPLEENQLFIVELARDLARVCQNTEVLGHIWSLEDTWPTPLCQAFILEWASVMESKKRPMQTAGWPEKTEQDDQEEQEKDQEEQEKDQEEQEKDLQKAKAVLLTWVKDLRAQPEKSVCPGEAVSRALEDLQSAWKWNRTPNLLAAMELVMMTLLSLGLDKEAIPLKWLIWKQRSQKIGATRYIPHCVWDWIADAAVDVTLDLNTANPDLLISHGDKHMRCGFERKEIPNYHERFDGWWCAVGVAGFNSGRHYWEVEVGERDWRLGVAKESALRKGFKSLNTDTGYLSLRLERGTELKALTVPFTALPPGLIPRKVGVHLDYAQGQLSFYDVDTRSHIYTYNESFSERLYPLFGTVDIVKDLVIRSPGNKAHCLCPISCLWG, from the exons ATGATGCAGTGTTTCCACTTCATAGTTGAGCCGGCCAAGAACATAACAGCCAAGCTCAAG GAGTCGCGCAAACGGGCAAAGAATGAGAAGAGAGAGCccctggaggagaaccagctGTTCATCGTGGAGCTGGCCAGAGACCTTGCCCGTGtctgccag aatacAGAGGTGCTGGGACACATCTGGAGCCTGGAAGACACCTGGCCAACCCCTCTCTGCCAGGCCTTCATCCTGGAATGGGCTTCCGTGATGGAGAGCAAG AAGAGGCCCATGCAGACGGCTGGCTGGCCAGAGAAGACTGAGCAGGACgaccaggaggaacaggagaaggaccaggaggaacaggagaaggaccaggaggaacaggagaaggACCTGCAGAAGGCCAAGGCTGTGCTCCTCACCTGGGTGAAGGATCTGCGGGCCCAGCCTGAG AAGAGCGTGTGTCCTGGGGAGGCTGTGTCCCGGGCCCTGGAGGACCTCCAGTCGGCCTGGAAGTGGAATCGGACCCCCAACCTGCTGGCTGCCATGGAGCTGGTCATGATGACTCTGCTGAGCCTGGGCCTGGACAAG gaggCCATCCCACTGAAGTGGCTCATATGGAAGCAGAGGAGCCAGAAGATAGGAGCCACACGGTACATCCCCCACTGTG TGTGGGACTGGATCGCAGATGCTGCAG tggATGTGACCCTTGACCTGAACACGGCCAACCCCGACCTCCTCATCTCCCACGGCGACAAGCACATGCGCTGCGGCTTCGAGAGGAAGGAGATCCCAAACTACCACGAGCGCTTCGACGGCTGGTGGTGCGCGGTGGGCGTGGCCGGGTTCAACTCCGGGCGCCActactgggaggtggaggtgggcgaGCGCGACTGGCGCCTGGGCGTGGCCAAGGAGTCCGCCCTGAGGAAGGGCTTTAAGTCCCTGAACACGGACACGGGCTACCTGAGCCTGCGCCTGGAGAGAGGCACGGAGCTCAAGGCGCTGACGGTGCCCTTCACCGCCCTGCCCCCAGGCCTCATCCCCAGGAAGGTGGGGGTGCACCTGGACTACGCACAGGGCCAGCTGTCCTTCTACGACGTGGACACGCGCTCCCACATCTACACCTACAACGAGAGCTTCTCAGAGAGGCTGTACCCTCTCTTTGGGACGGTTGACATCGTCAAGGACCTGGTGATCAGGTCCCCTGGCAACAAGGCCCACTGTCTCTGTCCCATTTCCTGTCTGTGGGGCTGA
- the npm2a gene encoding nucleoplasmin-2a isoform X2: protein MYFKPPFCFRGFAPMDLSTLSSVSDSVCVLWGCELKETQKKVVFDVEEDLLEHQFFIRTICLSAEATVEMHVVEVNDRVGVYSDLVPIATLHPLCQPMVSFSGFELTPPVTFQLRSGPGPLFITGQHVTLTLEDEEEFEPRNVFTWMQPHG from the exons ATGTACTTTAAACCTCCATTTTGTTTCCGAGGCTTTGCTCCCATGGACCTGTCTACCTTGTCGTCTGTCTCTGACAGCGTCTGTGTGCTCTGGGGCTGTGAGCTGAAGGAGACCCAGAAGAAGGTTGTCTTCGACGTAGAGGAGGATCTGCTGGAGCATCAGTTCTTCATACGAACC ATCTGCTTGAGTGCCGAGGCCACTGTGGAGATGCATGTGGTGGAGGTTAACGACAGGGTAGGCGTCTACTCCGACCTGGTGCCCATTGCCACCCTGCACCCCCTGTGCCAGCCCATG GTGAGCTTCAGTGGGTTTGAGCTCACGCCCCCTGTCACCTTCCAGCTTCGCTCTGGGCCTGGTCCTCTCTTCATCACGGGACAGCATGTCACCT TGACGttggaagacgaggaggagttCGAGCCAAGGAACGTGTTCACCTGGATGCAGCCCCACG GTTAG
- the npm2a gene encoding nucleoplasmin-2a isoform X1, whose amino-acid sequence MYFKPPFCFRGFAPMDLSTLSSVSDSVCVLWGCELKETQKKVVFDVEEDLLEHQFFIRTICLSAEATVEMHVVEVNDRVGVYSDLVPIATLHPLCQPMVSFSGFELTPPVTFQLRSGPGPLFITGQHVTLTLEDEEEFEPRNVFTWMQPHVADKDIERLWL is encoded by the exons ATGTACTTTAAACCTCCATTTTGTTTCCGAGGCTTTGCTCCCATGGACCTGTCTACCTTGTCGTCTGTCTCTGACAGCGTCTGTGTGCTCTGGGGCTGTGAGCTGAAGGAGACCCAGAAGAAGGTTGTCTTCGACGTAGAGGAGGATCTGCTGGAGCATCAGTTCTTCATACGAACC ATCTGCTTGAGTGCCGAGGCCACTGTGGAGATGCATGTGGTGGAGGTTAACGACAGGGTAGGCGTCTACTCCGACCTGGTGCCCATTGCCACCCTGCACCCCCTGTGCCAGCCCATG GTGAGCTTCAGTGGGTTTGAGCTCACGCCCCCTGTCACCTTCCAGCTTCGCTCTGGGCCTGGTCCTCTCTTCATCACGGGACAGCATGTCACCT TGACGttggaagacgaggaggagttCGAGCCAAGGAACGTGTTCACCTGGATGCAGCCCCACG TGGCTGACAAAGACATAGAACGGCTCTGGCTCTAG
- the npm2a gene encoding nucleoplasmin-2a isoform X3 has product MDLSTLSSVSDSVCVLWGCELKETQKKVVFDVEEDLLEHQFFIRTICLSAEATVEMHVVEVNDRVGVYSDLVPIATLHPLCQPMVSFSGFELTPPVTFQLRSGPGPLFITGQHVTLTLEDEEEFEPRNVFTWMQPHVADKDIERLWL; this is encoded by the exons ATGGACCTGTCTACCTTGTCGTCTGTCTCTGACAGCGTCTGTGTGCTCTGGGGCTGTGAGCTGAAGGAGACCCAGAAGAAGGTTGTCTTCGACGTAGAGGAGGATCTGCTGGAGCATCAGTTCTTCATACGAACC ATCTGCTTGAGTGCCGAGGCCACTGTGGAGATGCATGTGGTGGAGGTTAACGACAGGGTAGGCGTCTACTCCGACCTGGTGCCCATTGCCACCCTGCACCCCCTGTGCCAGCCCATG GTGAGCTTCAGTGGGTTTGAGCTCACGCCCCCTGTCACCTTCCAGCTTCGCTCTGGGCCTGGTCCTCTCTTCATCACGGGACAGCATGTCACCT TGACGttggaagacgaggaggagttCGAGCCAAGGAACGTGTTCACCTGGATGCAGCCCCACG TGGCTGACAAAGACATAGAACGGCTCTGGCTCTAG